One region of Armigeres subalbatus isolate Guangzhou_Male chromosome 3, GZ_Asu_2, whole genome shotgun sequence genomic DNA includes:
- the LOC134228055 gene encoding uncharacterized protein LOC134228055, whose product MMFTNWLAPPTTSLPPDTIIEVGPPPFTRYAAHSALVSVHSGYLRAAIRSDSSTGNATVDTIQIYVPNVTAEQFTPLLTYMYTGFLDLNIENIFGVLLATHILHMPRALELCRSFLSATQTENYFGGLNALPSAVSPSTGLKLKPELPETGKVVRPIASKATGIGLNFIAPPTSHILLPSTHTPFKSLSSVVVGTPTVIVENAENSSPPPGNAKIAVLTENSALVAERGHRADVDDKSPKESNQKRQSKSLKRSSSNKSESVVTNSNNTAKDSKVQTERGVIIDIASCDGPVRFRRVLNDSYGLNSNNSIAPPPDDSKAHSRYMSSSFHQQMVRNINERKQSFTTLGESYSCVSSNKDENSQDNNQSQSSQQSTISATAAASGGEMYNCVYCKHTFKSQYCYQKHAKRHLIPLSLDSTGAASQSTAESTVEGGDKELAGPRFETPGPKREVKPLDMNVQYYPCKTCGSKFPSYYFVHKHRKMCHAEEEII is encoded by the exons ATGATGTTCACAAACTGGTTAGCGCCTCCCACGACGAGCCTGCCGCCAGATACAATCATAGAAGTTGGCCCACCACCGTTCACACGGTATGCCGCACATAGTGCACTGGTTTCCGTCCACAGTGGCTATCTGCGGGCAGCCATTCGTTCGGACAGCTCAACAggaaacgcaacggtcgatacCATTCAAATATATGTCCCCAATGTGACCGCAGAACAATTCACCCCACTGCTTACCTACATGTACACCGGTTTTTTAGATTTgaatattgaaaacatattcGGCGTTCTGCTCGCCACTCATATACTTCACATGCCAAGGGCGCTGGAACTGTGCCGTTCGTTCTTATCCGCAACCCAAACGGAGAATTATTTCGGAGGACTCAATGCCCTACCTTCTGCGGTCAGCCCCTCCACAGGCCTCAAACTAAAGCCAGAACTACCCGAAACAGGAAAAGTAGTGCGACCAATCGCAAGCAAAGCCACCGGAATTGGACTCAATTTCATTGCACCTCCTACATCACACATCCTACTCCCCAGCACTCACACCCCATTTAAAAGTCTTTCGTCCGTTGTTGTTGGCACACCGACAGTAATAGTTGAGAATGCGGAAAATTCATCGCCACCTCCGGGGAATGCAAAAATAGCTGTGCTAACCGAAAATTCTGCTTTGGTCGCAGAACGAGGCCACCGTGCAGATGTGGACGACAAATCCCCAAAGGAATCAAACCAGAAGCGACAATCAAAATCACTAAAACGTAGTAGCTCCAATAAATCGGAATCTGTTGTTACGAATTCCAACAACACCGCCAAGGACTCCAAAGTCCAAACGGAGAGAGGTGTAATCATCGATATTGCAAGCTGCGATGGACCGGTTCGCTTCCGCAGAGTCCTCAATGACAGCTACGGATTAAACAGCAATAACAGCATCGCGCCCCCACCAGATGACTCGAAAGCACATTCCCGCTACATGAGCTCCTCATTCCACCAACAG ATGGTGCGAAACATCAACGAGCGCAAGCAGAGCTTTACCACGCTGGGCGAAAGTTATTCCTGCGTTAGCAGCAACAAGGACGAAAACAGTCAGGACAACAACCAATCGCAAAGCTCGCAGCAAAGTACGATCTCGGCTACGGCAGCGGCGAGTGGTGGCGAAATGTACAACTGTGTCTACTGCAAGCACACCTTCAAGTCCCAGTATTGCTACCAGAAGCATGCCAAGCGCCACCTGATTCCTTTGAGCTTAGACTCGACCGGGGCTGCCAGTCAGTCGACAGCGGAATCAACAGTCGAAGGAGGCGATAAGGAGCTGGCAGGGCCGAGATTTGAAACGCCGGGACCGAAG